In Anopheles gambiae chromosome 2, idAnoGambNW_F1_1, whole genome shotgun sequence, a single window of DNA contains:
- the LOC5667789 gene encoding endothelial lipase: protein MVKLVAFLAVLLCGNLAAATSADLISVLEQLAEGPLARLLDLNIDPPPRTAGFSTLLPQKSIRLTCTKTREPRFQEILVGDVNLQSKLNFSLPLTIAIHGWQERNLSTYSALTMPYLRFANNTNYCLLDWRAYSEFGYQIAARQSVPLVAQYLFGFLQNLSLLYFPLERVTLIGFSMGGQIAGLTGKLLPNRIGTIYALDPAGPLFSHPVDIGPKRRLDASDAQYVQVIYTSRYTAGFGKVLDGAQNFLPNKGYHPQQPCNAKGDGLSELAGALQCSHRYAVSLFVSSLDPNNPIIGKKCPTIFGARVCLMPTKDRLGIYAQRIRGDFYL from the exons ATGGTTAAGCTCGTTGCGTTTCTcgctgtgctgctgtgcgGCAACCTGGCTGCTGCCACGAGCGCAGATCTTATATCCGTTCTGGAGCAGCTGGCGGAAGGTCCGCTGGCACGGCTGCTGGATTTGAACATCGACCCACCGCCCCGAACCGCCGGCTTCTCTACGCTGCTGCCCCAGAAAAGCATCCGATTGACCTGCACCAAGACGAGGGAGCCCCGCTTCCAGGAAATATTGGTCGGCGATGTGAACCTGCAGAGCAAGCTGAACTTTTCGCTGCCGCTGACGATCGCCATCCATGGCTGGCAGGAGAGGAACCTCAGCACGTACAGCGCGCTGACGATGCCGTATCTGCGCTTCGCCAACAACACCAACTACTGCCTGCTGGACTGGAGAGCGTACTCCGAGTTTGGGTATCAGATCGCGGCCCGCCAGAGCGTACCGCTGGTGGCGCAGTATTTGTTCGGATTTTTGCAGAACCTCAGCCTGCTGTACTTCCCGCTCGAGCGTGTGACCCTGATTGGGTTCAGCATGGGTGGACAAATTGCCGGACTGACGGGTAAGCTGCTGCCGAACCGGATCGGTACGATCTATGCGCTCGATCCGGCCGGTCCGCTCTTCTCGCACCCGGTCGACATTGGGCCTAAGCGCCGGCTGGATGCGTCGGACGCACAGTACGTGCAGGTGATCTACACCTCCCGCTACACGGCTGGCTTCGGAAAGGTGCTTGACGGTGCGCAGAACTTCCTGCCCAACAAGGGCTACCATCCGCAGCAGCCCTGCAACGCAAAGGGTGATGGTTTGAGCGAACTAGCCGGGGCGCTGCAGTGCAGTCACAGGTACGCGGTGAGTCTGTTCGTGAGCAGCCTCGACCCAAACAACCCCATCATCGGCAAGAAGTGTCCGACGATCTTCGGGGCACGCGTGTGCCTAATGCCCACGAAGGATCGCCTCGGTATATATGCGCAAAG AATTCGTGGCGACTTTTACTTGTAA